The DNA sequence CGGGCGCAGTCCCTTGAACTAAACAATGAGGAGAAAAAGTATGCTGCTTTGCATTGACATTGGCAATACCAACATCGTTCTCGGCCTGCATGGCGACGGCAAGTGGCTGGCTCAGTGGCGTATCCGCACCGCCCCGGACGTTATGCCGGATGAGTACGCCATGCTCCTGAAGCAGTTGCTGGCGGATAGAGGGTGTTCATTCACCGAGATCACGATGGTTACGGTAGCCAGCGTGGTGCCTCCGTTGACGGGCGTTTTCAGTGAACTATGCCAGCGCTATTTGGGCAAGCAAGCATTGATCATCGGCCCGGGCGTGCGAACTGGGATGCGCATTCGGATTGACAACCCCGCGGAGCTGGGTGCAGACTTAGTATGTGATGCTGTGGCCGCCTATCAGCGCTTCGGCACCGCCTGTATCGTAGTGGATTTCGGCACCGCGACCACATTCAGCGCTATCGCCAAGAACGGCGATTTCCTGGGTGTAGCCATTGCCTTAGGGCTGGGAGTCGCTGCCGACGCCCTTGCGGCCCGCACTGCCCAATTGCCACGTGTTCACTTGATCCCACCACCCACAGCCATTGGCAAAAACACCGTTCATTCTATGCAGTCTGGTCTGATATTCGGTTACGTCGGGCTGGTGGAGAGTCTCATTGCCCGTATCCAAGGCGAACTGGGTGGGCATGCCAAAGTCATCGCCACCGGGGGACTAGCCCCTGTCATTGCTTCCCTCACGCACGTGTTTGATGAAGTGGATCCTTGGTTGACCCTGGAGGGAATCCGCATCATCAGCGAGCGAAATGCTTCTGAGGGAGGGCTGAGATAACAACGGGGTGATGCTGTCACAGGACGCACGATTCGGGGAAAACAAAATGACCAGTTACTAGACATAACTGGTCATTTGTTCATTTGCACAAGCATCAAGCCCTTTTCAGAGTGGTAGTCGGGGCGAGAGGATTTGAACCTCCGACCACTTGAACCCCATTCAAGTGCGCTACCGGACTGCGCTACGCCCCGATAGGATATTCTGTAAAAATTATAGCACAAAACTGCCAAAAGTGAAAAAGAGAGGGTATGG is a window from the Chloroflexota bacterium genome containing:
- a CDS encoding type III pantothenate kinase, translating into MLLCIDIGNTNIVLGLHGDGKWLAQWRIRTAPDVMPDEYAMLLKQLLADRGCSFTEITMVTVASVVPPLTGVFSELCQRYLGKQALIIGPGVRTGMRIRIDNPAELGADLVCDAVAAYQRFGTACIVVDFGTATTFSAIAKNGDFLGVAIALGLGVAADALAARTAQLPRVHLIPPPTAIGKNTVHSMQSGLIFGYVGLVESLIARIQGELGGHAKVIATGGLAPVIASLTHVFDEVDPWLTLEGIRIISERNASEGGLR